The Skermanella pratensis genome has a window encoding:
- the recJ gene encoding single-stranded-DNA-specific exonuclease RecJ yields the protein MSSQQAFLNVARSLGGRRWVARPSDERTALALAQSHGLPELVGRVLSARGVDLPTADSFLSPTLKALLPDPSHLKDMDAAADRIARAIRAGERVAVFGDYDVDGATSSALLRRFFRAAGADLSVYIPDRIAEGYGPNAPALIRLKESGVSLVVTVDCGVTAFDPLAAAAGAGLDVVVIDHHAAEPRLPQAVAVVNPNRVDDASPHKTLAAVGVTFLLVVALNRVLRDAGWWSAGRPQPDLLGWLDIVALGTVCDVVPLVGLNRALVSQGLRVMARRSNPGITALSDLCKLAEKPDAWHAGYILGPRVNAGGRVGASDLGARLLSTDDPAEAADLARILDQHNTERRAIEAAVVEEAMVQVEAALEDLGGLVFAVGEGWHPGVIGIVAARLKERYNRAACVVALDKGIGKASGRSVRGVDLGAAVIAARHAGLLIAGGGHRMAAGFTAAAERLPELKRFLSDRIAAQQEGGPLAPTLELDGVLSVGGATPDLVGTLARLGPFGTGNSEPRFALADARIAHASVVGENHVRCILTSGGGERLKAIAFRALDSDLGKGLLKSGGAPLHVAGYLRPDNWQGRNEVQLMIEDAAPVWGAGG from the coding sequence GTGAGTTCCCAACAAGCCTTTCTGAACGTAGCCCGCTCGTTGGGCGGCCGGCGCTGGGTCGCCCGGCCGTCCGACGAGCGAACGGCCCTGGCGCTCGCCCAGAGCCACGGTCTGCCGGAGTTGGTCGGCCGCGTCCTCTCGGCACGTGGCGTCGACCTGCCCACGGCGGACAGCTTCCTGTCGCCGACCTTGAAGGCACTGCTGCCCGACCCCAGCCACCTGAAGGACATGGATGCGGCGGCTGACCGGATCGCAAGGGCGATCAGGGCCGGCGAACGGGTGGCGGTATTCGGCGACTATGATGTGGACGGCGCCACCTCCTCGGCCCTGCTGCGCCGTTTTTTCCGGGCGGCGGGGGCGGATCTGTCCGTCTATATTCCCGACCGGATCGCTGAGGGCTACGGACCAAACGCGCCGGCGCTTATCCGCCTGAAGGAATCGGGCGTAAGCCTGGTGGTCACCGTCGATTGCGGCGTGACCGCCTTCGACCCGCTGGCCGCCGCCGCCGGCGCGGGGCTTGACGTCGTGGTGATCGACCACCACGCCGCGGAGCCGCGGTTGCCCCAGGCCGTCGCGGTGGTGAACCCCAACCGGGTGGACGACGCCTCGCCGCACAAGACGCTGGCGGCGGTCGGCGTCACCTTCCTGCTGGTCGTCGCGCTCAACCGCGTGCTGCGGGACGCCGGCTGGTGGTCGGCGGGCCGGCCGCAGCCGGACCTGCTGGGCTGGCTGGACATCGTGGCATTGGGCACGGTGTGCGACGTGGTCCCGCTGGTCGGCCTCAACCGTGCGCTGGTGAGCCAAGGGCTGAGGGTGATGGCGCGGCGGTCCAACCCGGGCATCACCGCCCTGTCCGACCTTTGCAAGCTGGCGGAGAAGCCGGACGCTTGGCATGCCGGCTATATCCTGGGGCCGCGGGTGAACGCCGGCGGCAGGGTCGGCGCGTCCGACCTGGGAGCCCGGCTGCTGTCGACCGACGATCCGGCAGAGGCCGCCGACCTGGCGCGCATCCTCGACCAGCACAACACCGAGCGCCGCGCAATCGAGGCGGCCGTGGTCGAAGAGGCGATGGTCCAGGTCGAGGCGGCGCTGGAGGACCTGGGCGGGCTGGTCTTCGCGGTTGGCGAGGGGTGGCACCCGGGGGTGATCGGCATCGTCGCCGCCCGCCTGAAGGAGCGTTACAACCGCGCGGCTTGTGTCGTAGCGCTGGACAAGGGCATCGGCAAGGCGTCCGGCCGGTCGGTGCGCGGTGTGGACCTGGGGGCGGCGGTGATCGCCGCGCGCCATGCCGGCCTGCTGATCGCCGGCGGCGGCCATCGCATGGCCGCCGGTTTCACGGCAGCCGCCGAGCGGTTGCCGGAGCTGAAACGGTTCCTGTCCGACCGCATCGCCGCCCAGCAGGAGGGGGGGCCGCTCGCCCCGACCCTGGAACTGGACGGCGTGCTGTCGGTGGGAGGCGCCACGCCGGACTTGGTCGGTACCCTGGCCCGCCTGGGACCGTTCGGCACCGGCAATTCAGAGCCCCGCTTCGCCCTGGCCGATGCCCGTATCGCTCATGCGAGTGTGGTCGGCGAGAACCACGTCCGCTGCATCCTGACCAGCGGAGGAGGCGAGCGACTGAAGGCCATTGCGTTCCGCGCGCTGGACAGCGATTTGGGCAAGGGCCTGCTCAAGAGCGGCGGCGCTCCGCTGCATGTCGCCGGCTATCTGCGCCCCGACAACTGGCAGGGCCGTAACGAGGTCCAGTTGATGATCGAGGACGCCGCTCCGGTCTGGGGCGCCGGCGGCTGA
- a CDS encoding FkbM family methyltransferase — protein MFRNIVLGGEPGTFHGRDDDLYVQHLPAHARELDKLASVAKAVLPDDAIVMDIGANIGLTPVLLARHAAQVVALEPSPDNFSYLKRNLSENRVTNVLAHQVAASSSLGTISFHQAQFGAGSSQVDARHIAQNNTPSIVVPAVRVDDLVTELGLQRLDFVKIDVEGFEIDVLRGMEKTITGLRPTVFLEFNSWCMIAFRNLNPRELLDLILEQFEFVFWVAEGNCIRITPGTGPIAFLHENLVRHHCMTDVICTSSRSVAEKIEAIRFKPSAEEQLSRAAESVVDRAKRLLRRR, from the coding sequence ATGTTTAGGAATATTGTCCTTGGTGGTGAGCCGGGCACCTTCCATGGACGCGACGACGACCTCTATGTGCAGCATTTGCCCGCGCACGCCCGCGAACTCGACAAGCTGGCGAGCGTAGCAAAGGCAGTTCTTCCTGATGACGCTATCGTCATGGACATCGGCGCGAACATCGGACTTACGCCTGTACTTCTCGCGCGGCATGCTGCCCAGGTCGTGGCACTGGAACCATCACCGGACAATTTCTCATATCTTAAGCGCAATTTGAGCGAAAATAGAGTGACAAACGTTCTCGCTCATCAGGTGGCGGCCAGCAGTTCTCTCGGTACAATCTCTTTCCATCAGGCTCAGTTCGGTGCTGGCAGCAGCCAGGTTGATGCCCGGCACATCGCACAGAACAATACGCCGTCAATCGTCGTTCCTGCGGTACGTGTCGACGACTTGGTCACAGAGCTTGGCTTGCAACGACTAGACTTCGTAAAGATCGATGTCGAGGGCTTTGAGATCGATGTCCTCCGCGGAATGGAGAAGACGATCACCGGATTGCGACCAACGGTTTTTCTCGAATTCAACAGTTGGTGTATGATCGCATTCCGAAATCTCAATCCGAGAGAGCTTCTTGATCTGATTCTTGAGCAGTTCGAGTTCGTATTCTGGGTAGCGGAAGGCAACTGCATACGCATCACACCAGGAACAGGTCCCATTGCTTTCCTGCACGAGAACTTGGTCAGGCATCATTGCATGACTGACGTGATCTGTACATCAAGCCGGTCTGTGGCGGAGAAAATTGAAGCGATCCGCTTCAAGCCGAGCGCCGAAGAACAATTGAGTCGTGCCGCGGAAAGCGTTGTTGACCGAGCTAAGCGCTTGCTACGACGAAGATAG
- the glpX gene encoding class II fructose-bisphosphatase gives MDRNLALEVVRVTEAAALSASLLIGRGDEKLADQAAVDAMRQALNSLAIDGTVVIGEGERDEAPMLYIGEKVGTGGPKVDIALDPLEGTTITATGGPNALAVVAMAEEGGFLNAPDVYMDKIAVGGNLPNNVVDLDETVANNLRNLAKTKGAEVSELLVCILDRPRHSELIAKVREAGARIMLISDGDVSGVIATSQPESGVDMYMGSGGAPEGVLAAAALRCIGGQFQGRLLFRNDDEKARAARWGVTDLTRKYELNDLASGNVMFAATGVTTGTMLRGVRRFAGGAVTHSIVMRSKSGTVRIVEAHHNFRRKTGFGPSDQ, from the coding sequence ATGGACCGCAACCTGGCCCTCGAGGTCGTACGCGTGACCGAGGCGGCCGCCCTGTCGGCATCGCTGCTGATCGGCCGCGGCGACGAGAAGCTGGCCGACCAGGCCGCCGTGGACGCGATGCGCCAGGCGCTGAACAGCCTGGCGATCGACGGCACCGTCGTGATCGGCGAGGGCGAGCGGGACGAGGCGCCGATGCTGTATATCGGCGAGAAGGTCGGCACCGGCGGCCCCAAGGTCGATATCGCCCTCGACCCGCTTGAAGGCACCACCATCACCGCGACCGGCGGGCCGAACGCGCTGGCCGTGGTGGCGATGGCCGAAGAAGGCGGCTTCCTGAACGCACCCGACGTCTACATGGACAAGATCGCGGTTGGCGGCAATCTGCCCAATAACGTGGTGGACCTGGACGAGACCGTCGCCAACAACCTGAGGAACCTGGCCAAGACCAAGGGCGCCGAAGTCTCCGAGCTGCTGGTCTGCATCCTGGACCGGCCGCGCCACTCGGAGTTGATCGCCAAGGTCCGCGAGGCCGGTGCCCGGATCATGCTGATCTCCGACGGCGATGTGTCCGGCGTGATCGCCACTTCCCAGCCGGAAAGTGGCGTGGACATGTACATGGGCAGCGGCGGCGCCCCCGAAGGCGTGCTGGCGGCTGCGGCCCTGCGCTGCATCGGCGGCCAGTTCCAGGGCCGCCTGCTGTTCCGCAACGACGACGAGAAGGCCCGGGCGGCGCGCTGGGGCGTCACCGACCTGACCCGCAAGTACGAGCTGAACGACCTGGCCAGCGGCAACGTGATGTTCGCCGCCACCGGCGTCACCACCGGCACGATGCTGCGGGGCGTGCGCCGCTTCGCCGGCGGCGCCGTGACCCACTCGATCGTCATGCGCTCGAAGAGCGGCACCGTCCGCATCGTCGAGGCGCACCACAACTTCCGCCGCAAGACCGGTTTCGGCCCGTCCGATCAGTGA
- a CDS encoding LL-diaminopimelate aminotransferase, which produces MTDSEFHRIKRLPPYVFAEVNAMKARARAAGEDIIDFGMGNPDLPTPPHIVEKLIEAVQDPKTHRYSNSRGIPGLRRAICSYYKKRFNVTLDPESEAIVTIGSKEGLANLAQAITSPGDIMLVPNPSYPIHPFGFILAGAAIRHLPIGQGYSFMESLERAVKHSVPKPLAVVLNYPSNPTAEVVDLDFYRPIVEFCLKHGIYILSDLAYSEIYFDDVPPPSILEIPEAREIAVEFTSMSKTYSMPGWRIGFATGNKKLITALARIKSYLDYGAFTPIQVAAAAALNGPQDCVAEARAIYKARRDVLIEGLAAAGWQVPSPPASMFAWAPIPAQFAHLGSLEFSKLLLQEAKVAVAPGIGFGEYGDGHVRLALVENQHRIRQACRNIRLFFQEAGIAPQGTARRAPVAAGAKQRAAS; this is translated from the coding sequence ATGACGGATAGCGAATTCCACCGGATCAAGAGATTACCGCCGTACGTGTTCGCGGAAGTGAACGCCATGAAGGCGCGAGCCCGGGCCGCAGGCGAGGACATCATCGATTTCGGAATGGGCAACCCGGATCTGCCGACCCCGCCGCACATCGTGGAAAAGCTGATCGAGGCGGTCCAGGACCCGAAGACCCACCGCTATTCCAACTCGCGGGGCATCCCCGGCCTGCGGCGGGCGATCTGCTCCTACTACAAGAAGCGCTTCAACGTGACGCTCGATCCGGAGAGCGAGGCGATCGTCACGATCGGATCGAAGGAGGGGCTGGCCAACCTGGCGCAGGCGATCACCAGCCCGGGCGACATCATGCTGGTGCCCAATCCCAGCTATCCGATCCATCCCTTCGGCTTCATCCTGGCCGGCGCCGCGATCCGCCACCTGCCGATCGGGCAGGGCTACAGCTTCATGGAGTCGCTGGAGCGCGCGGTGAAGCACAGCGTGCCCAAGCCGCTGGCGGTCGTGCTGAACTATCCGTCGAACCCGACGGCGGAGGTGGTCGACTTGGACTTCTACCGGCCGATCGTGGAGTTCTGCCTGAAGCACGGGATCTACATCCTGTCCGACCTGGCCTATTCGGAGATCTATTTCGACGACGTGCCGCCGCCGTCGATCCTGGAGATCCCGGAGGCGCGGGAGATCGCGGTCGAGTTCACGTCGATGAGCAAGACCTATTCCATGCCGGGCTGGCGCATCGGCTTCGCCACCGGCAACAAGAAGCTGATCACGGCCCTGGCGCGCATCAAGTCCTACCTGGACTACGGCGCCTTCACGCCGATCCAGGTCGCCGCCGCCGCCGCGCTCAACGGTCCGCAGGACTGCGTCGCCGAGGCGCGGGCGATCTACAAGGCCCGCCGCGACGTCCTGATCGAGGGGCTCGCCGCGGCGGGGTGGCAGGTGCCCAGCCCGCCGGCCAGCATGTTCGCCTGGGCGCCGATCCCGGCCCAGTTCGCCCACCTGGGCAGCTTGGAGTTCAGCAAGCTGCTGCTCCAGGAGGCAAAGGTCGCGGTGGCGCCCGGCATCGGCTTCGGCGAGTACGGCGACGGCCATGTCCGCCTGGCGCTGGTCGAGAACCAGCACCGTATCCGGCAGGCCTGCCGCAACATCCGCCTGTTCTTCCAGGAAGCGGGGATCGCGCCGCAGGGTACCGCGCGCCGTGCCCCGGTCGCCGCCGGCGCCAAACAGCGGGCCGCGTCGTGA